The proteins below are encoded in one region of Homo sapiens chromosome 2, GRCh38.p14 Primary Assembly:
- the LRRTM1 gene encoding leucine-rich repeat transmembrane neuronal protein 1 isoform X1, giving the protein MDFLLLGLCLYWLLRRPSGVVLCLLGACFQMLPAAPSGCPQLCRCEGRLLYCEALNLTEAPHNLSGLLGLSLRYNSLSELRAGQFTGLMQLTWLYLDHNHICSVQGDAFQKLRRVKELTLSSNQITQLPNTTFRPMPNLRSVDLSYNKLQALAPDLFHGLRKLTTLHMRANAIQFVPVRIFQDCRSLKFLDIGYNQLKSLARNSFAGLFKLTELHLEHNDLVKVNFAHFPRLISLHSLCLRRNKVAIVVSSLDWVWNLEKMDLSGNEIEYMEPHVFETVPHLQSLQLDSNRLTYIEPRILNSWKSLTSITLAGNLWDCGRNVCALASWLNNFQGRYDGNLQCASPEYAQGEDVLDAVYAFHLCEDGAEPTSGHLLSAVTNRSDLGPPASSATTLADGGEGQHDGTFEPATVALPGGEHAENAVQIHKVVTGTMALIFSFLIVVLVLYVSWKCFPASLRQLRQCFVTQRRKQKQKQTMHQMAAMSAQEYYVDYKPNHIEGALVIINEYGSCTCHQQPARECEV; this is encoded by the coding sequence ATGGATTTCCTGCTGCTCGGTCTCTGTCTATACTGGCTGCTGAGGAGGCCCTCGGGGGTGGTCTTGTGTCTGCTGGGGGCCTGCTTTCAGATGCTGCCCGCCGCCCCCAGCGGGTGCCCGCAGCTGTGCCGGTGCGAGGGGCGGCTGCTGTACTGCGAGGCGCTCAACCTCACCGAGGCGCCCCACAACCTGTCCGGCCTGCTGGGCTTGTCCCTGCGCTACAACAGCCTCTCGGAGCTGCGCGCCGGCCAGTTCACGGGGTTAATGCAGCTCACGTGGCTCTATCTGGATCACAATCACATCTGCTCCGTGCAGGGGGACGCCTTTCAGAAACTGCGCCGAGTTAAGGAACTCACGCTGAGTTCCAACCAGATCACCCAACTGCCCAACACCACCTTCCGGCCCATGCCCAACCTGCGCAGCGTGGACCTCTCGTACAACAAGCTGCAGGCGCTCGCGCCCGACCTCTTCCACGGGCTGCGGAAGCTCACCACGCTGCATATGCGGGCCAACGCCATCCAGTTTGTGCCCGTGCGCATCTTCCAGGACTGCCGCAGCCTCAAGTTTCTCGACATCGGATACAATCAGCTCAAGAGTCTGGCGCGCAACTCTTTCGCCGGCTTGTTTAAGCTCACCGAGCTGCACCTCGAGCACAACGACTTGGTCAAGGTGAACTTCGCCCACTTCCCGCGCCTCATCTCCCTGCACTCGCTCTGCCTGCGGAGGAACAAGGTGGCCATTGTGGTCAGCTCGCTGGACTGGGTTTGGAACCTGGAGAAAATGGACTTGTCGGGCAACGAGATCGAGTACATGGAGCCCCATGTGTTCGAGACCGTGCCGCACCTGCAGTCCCTGCAGCTGGACTCCAACCGCCTCACCTACATCGAGCCCCGGATCCTCAACTCTTGGAAGTCCCTGACAAGCATCACCCTGGCCGGGAACCTGTGGGATTGCGGGCGCAACGTGTGTGCCCTAGCCTCGTGGCTCAACAACTTCCAGGGGCGCTACGATGGCAACTTGCAGTGCGCCAGCCCGGAGTACGCACAGGGCGAGGACGTCCTGGACGCCGTGTACGCCTTCCACCTGTGCGAGGATGGGGCCGAGCCCACCAGCGGCCACCTGCTCTCGGCCGTCACCAACCGCAGTGATCTGGGGCCCCCTGCCAGCTCGGCCACCACGCTCGCGGACGGCGGGGAGGGGCAGCACGACGGCACATTCGAGCCTGCCACCGTGGCTCTTCCAGGCGGCGAGCACGCCGAGAACGCCGTGCAGATCCACAAGGTGGTCACGGGCACCATGGCCCTCATCTTCTCCTTCCTCATCGTGGTCCTGGTGCTCTACGTGTCCTGGAAGTGTTTCCCAGCCAGCCTCAGGCAGCTCAGACAGTGCTTTGTCACGCAGCgcaggaagcaaaagcagaaacagacCATGCATCAGATGGCTGCCATGTCTGCCCAGGAATACTACGTTGATTACAAACCGAACCACATTGAGGGAGCCCTGGTGATCATCAACGAGTATGGCTCGTGTACCTGCCACCAGCAGCCCGCGAGGGAATGCGAGGTGTGA